The Phoenix dactylifera cultivar Barhee BC4 chromosome 12, palm_55x_up_171113_PBpolish2nd_filt_p, whole genome shotgun sequence genome has a window encoding:
- the LOC103713718 gene encoding mitochondrial uncoupling protein 1, which produces MVADHGSKTEISFAGRFASSAIAACFAELCTIPLDTAKVRLQLQKKAATGDVVAIPKYRGMLGTVATIAREEGLAALWKGIIPGLHRQCVFGGLRIGLYEPVKSFYVGDDFVGDIPLSKKILAGLTTGALAIIVANPTDLVKVRLQAEGKLPPGVPRRYSGAMNAYHTIVRQEGLGALWTGLGPNIARNAIINAAELASYDQVKQTILKIPGFTDNVFTHLLAGLGAGFFAVCIGSPVDVVKSRMMGDSSYKSTLDCFIKTLKNDGPFAFYKGFIPNFGRLGSWNVIMFLTLEQVKKFFAREVRS; this is translated from the exons CTCTGCACCATTCCCCTGGACACTGCAAAAGTCAGGCTTCAGCTACAAAAGAAAGCAGCTACGGGGGATGTAGTGGCTATACCTAAGTACAGGGGAATGCTGGGTACTGTTGCAACAATCGCCAGGGAGGAAGGCTTGGCTGCACTTTGGAAAGGCATCATACCTGGGCTGCATCGTCAGTGCGTTTTTGGAGGGCTGCGGATCGGATTGTATGAACCA GTTAAATCTTTCTATGTTGGTGACGATTTTGTTGGAGATATTcctttatccaaaaaaattctTGCTGGGCTTACAACTG GTGCCCTTGCAATTATAGTGGCAAATCCCACCGATCTTGTCAAAGTACGACTTCAAGCTGAAGGAAAGCTTCCACCTGGTGTACCAAGACGCTATTCAGGAGCAATGAATGCTTATCACACAATAGTTAGACAG GAGGGACTTGGGGCTCTCTGGACTGGGCTTGGTCCTAATATTGCACGCAATGCTATAATTAATGCTGCTGAATTGGCAAGCTATGATCAAGTTAAACAG ACAATATTGAAGATTCCTGGGTTCACAGATAATGTTTTCACTCATCTTTTAGCTGGTCTGGGGGCTGGCTTTTTTGCTGTCTGTATTGGTTCTCCTGTTGATGTG GTGAAATCGAGAATGATGGGAGACTCATCCTACAAAAGCACACTTGATTGTTTCATCAAGAcactgaaaaatgat gGACCTTTTGCTTTCTATAAGGGTTTTATTCCAAATTTTGGTCGGCTAGGTTCATGGAATGTGATTATGTTCTTGACTTTGGAGCAG GTCAAGAAGTTCTTTGCGAGAGAAGTGCGAAGTTGA
- the LOC103713719 gene encoding reticulon-like protein B12 isoform X2 — MPAAPPRHSLPCESHSIPHPARPGQKRREGQGSRFSPILLRRAPDRFMGSSARLSGRKRSVHEILGGGILADVVLWRRRDASIGIVLGMLAAWLIFERSGYTLLSFVSNVLLLLISILFTWAKAAAILNRLPPPIPEMHLTEEVMNEAAVRMRSHVNMALLAFQDIALGKDSKLFYRVAISLWLISIIGGLSDFLTLVYTSLVIILTIPVLYERYEDFIDRYMKLACMEVQMYKRTYAEYFQKVKYWIVDKKKLS, encoded by the exons ATGCCAGCAGCCCCACCTCGGCACTCTCTCCCCTGTGAAAGCCACTCCATACCACACCCCGCACGGCCCGGACAAAAGAGACGGGAAGGCCAAGGAAGCCGCTTTTCGCCGATCCTCCTCCGCCGAGCTCCAGATCGGTTCATGGGCTCCTCCGCTAGATTGTCCGGGAGGAAGAGATCCGTGCATGAGATCCTCGGAGGAGGAATCC TTGCGGACGTGGTGCTGTGGAGGAGAAGAGATGCATCGATCGGGATAGTGCTTGGAATGCTGGCTGCTTGGTTGATCTTTGAAAGATCTGGTTATACTCTGCTGTCCTTTGTTTCTAACGTTCTGCTGCTTTTGATCTCCATCCTTTTTACATGGGCAAAGGCAGCTGCAATTCTTAACAG GCTCCCTCCACCCATACCAGAGATGCACCTCACAGAAGAAGTCATGAATGAAGCAGCAGTACGTATGCGCTCTCATGTGAATATGGCACTCTTGGCATTTCAAGATATTGCACTTGGAAAGGACTCGAAGCTTTTCTATAGAGTAGCCATAAGTTTATGGCTGATCTCAATCATTGGTGGCTTGTCTGATTTTCTTACTTTGGTTTACACAA GCCTTGTTATCATCTTAACCATCCCCGTGCTGTATGAGAGgtatgaagattttattgacagaTACATGAAATTGGCCTGTATGGAGGTGCAAATGTATAAGAGAACATATGCCGAGTATTTTCAGAAGGTTAAGTATTGGATTGTGGATAAAAAGAAACTAAGCTGA
- the LOC103713719 gene encoding reticulon-like protein B12 isoform X1: MPAAPPRHSLPCESHSIPHPARPGQKRREGQGSRFSPILLRRAPDRFMGSSARLSGRKRSVHEILGGGILCVTVADVVLWRRRDASIGIVLGMLAAWLIFERSGYTLLSFVSNVLLLLISILFTWAKAAAILNRLPPPIPEMHLTEEVMNEAAVRMRSHVNMALLAFQDIALGKDSKLFYRVAISLWLISIIGGLSDFLTLVYTSLVIILTIPVLYERYEDFIDRYMKLACMEVQMYKRTYAEYFQKVKYWIVDKKKLS, encoded by the exons ATGCCAGCAGCCCCACCTCGGCACTCTCTCCCCTGTGAAAGCCACTCCATACCACACCCCGCACGGCCCGGACAAAAGAGACGGGAAGGCCAAGGAAGCCGCTTTTCGCCGATCCTCCTCCGCCGAGCTCCAGATCGGTTCATGGGCTCCTCCGCTAGATTGTCCGGGAGGAAGAGATCCGTGCATGAGATCCTCGGAGGAGGAATCC TTTGTGTGACAGTTGCGGACGTGGTGCTGTGGAGGAGAAGAGATGCATCGATCGGGATAGTGCTTGGAATGCTGGCTGCTTGGTTGATCTTTGAAAGATCTGGTTATACTCTGCTGTCCTTTGTTTCTAACGTTCTGCTGCTTTTGATCTCCATCCTTTTTACATGGGCAAAGGCAGCTGCAATTCTTAACAG GCTCCCTCCACCCATACCAGAGATGCACCTCACAGAAGAAGTCATGAATGAAGCAGCAGTACGTATGCGCTCTCATGTGAATATGGCACTCTTGGCATTTCAAGATATTGCACTTGGAAAGGACTCGAAGCTTTTCTATAGAGTAGCCATAAGTTTATGGCTGATCTCAATCATTGGTGGCTTGTCTGATTTTCTTACTTTGGTTTACACAA GCCTTGTTATCATCTTAACCATCCCCGTGCTGTATGAGAGgtatgaagattttattgacagaTACATGAAATTGGCCTGTATGGAGGTGCAAATGTATAAGAGAACATATGCCGAGTATTTTCAGAAGGTTAAGTATTGGATTGTGGATAAAAAGAAACTAAGCTGA